The following proteins are co-located in the Triticum aestivum cultivar Chinese Spring chromosome 1A, IWGSC CS RefSeq v2.1, whole genome shotgun sequence genome:
- the LOC123183723 gene encoding two-component response regulator ORR42-like, whose amino-acid sequence MASSLKALLVEDIKVDSMVLSFMLRRFNCEVTLAKNGKEAVDMFLEGNKFDIVLCDKDMPIMTGPEAVMKIRAMGATDVKIVGVSADDNAMEAFMSAGADDFVPKPMRLEVLGPMIEEVINRKNN is encoded by the exons ATGGCATCATCCCTCAAGGCACTGCTTGTTGAGGATATTAAGGTTGACAGCATGGTTCTCTCCTTCATGCTACGCAGATTTAACTGTGAGGTCACCCTGGCTAAGAATGGGAAAGAAGCTGTTGATATGTTCCTTGAGGGTAACAAATTCGACATTGTTTTGTGTGATAAGGACATGCCCATAATGACCGGTCCTGAG GCAGTCATGAAGATCCGTGCTATGGGAGCCACTGATGTGAAGATCGTCGGGGTGTCCGCTGATGATAACGCCATGGAGGCGTTCATGAGTGCTGGTGCTGATGACTTTGTGCCCAAACCAATGAGGCTTGAGGTTCTCGGGCCTATGATTGAGGAGGTCATCAACAGGAAAAATAATTAG